In Arachis hypogaea cultivar Tifrunner chromosome 2, arahy.Tifrunner.gnm2.J5K5, whole genome shotgun sequence, a genomic segment contains:
- the LOC112726590 gene encoding stemmadenine O-acetyltransferase-like — protein MMPKLDIVSIKVMVKPSSPTPNHLRDFKISLLDEMAPPIYIPIILFYSATDINSSFGTHDVETISNKLKVSLSKVLTLYYPLCGRLKCTSPSSVDCNDEGVPYIEYKFPTNLTDILKRPQSQMKELLPFDPYNNVSSSLDHNDDKHKVTMAVQLSEFKCGGIALGVCLSHKVADAEATSSFLNAWAKTAKGLFNQVDPPQMDAELIFPPRGIEWAMTSLMVGGGNEKLVTKCFLFSPTDLSRLRARFGSFNPTRVEAVTALIWKSAIQVAKGSYKASMVCHIVNIRNRMVPPLPKNLFGNLWLYSISELVDLGDGGYGTEELCDLVGMVRNAIRETSAGYSDMLLQGDGLDEFDEFFKEARLRVDENLVACCGFSSWTRFGFYEVDFGWGKPIKVRNINLPMKNVTYLIPTRTGDGIEAWVTMTELDMDEFQRNSDLLQFALLES, from the coding sequence ATGATGCCTAAACTTGATATTGTGTCTATCAAGGTAATGGTAAAGCCATCGTCTCCAACTCCTAATCACCTTAGAGATTTCAAAATCTCCCTCCTTGATGAGATGGCTCCTCCAATCTATATTCCAATAATTTTATTCTACTCAGCCACTGATATTAATAGTTCCTTTGGAACTCATGATGTCGAGACCATATCCAATAAATTAAAGGTTTCTTTATCCAAAGTTCTCACTCTATATTACCCATTATGTGGAAGATTGAAATGTACCTCACCATCCTCTGTTGATTGTAATGATGAAGGTGTACCTTACATTGAGTATAAATTCCCCACTAACCTTACCGATATTCTCAAAAGGCCTCAATCCCAAATGAAGGAGCTTTTGCCATTTGACCCATATAATAATGTTTCTAGTAGTTTGGATCAtaatgatgacaaacacaaaGTGACCATGGCGGTTCAGTTGAGTGAATTCAAGTGTGGGGGTATTGCACTTGGTGTGTGCCTCTCACACAAGGTAGCAGATGCCGAAGCAACATCATCATTCCTCAATGCTTGGGCTAAAACTGCAAAGGGTCTTTTCAACCAAGTAGACCCACCTCAAATGGATGCGGAATTGATTTTCCCTCCACGGGGAATAGAATGGGCCATGACTAGTCTCATGGTCGGTGGTGGCAATGAAAAGCTCGTGACCAAGTGTTTCTTGTTTAGTCCAACGGACTTGTCCAGATTGAGAGCTAGATTTGGAAGCTTTAATCCGACTCGCGTCGAAGCTGTCACAGCACTCATATGGAAATCAGCAATTCAAGTAGCAAAAGGAAGTTACAAGGCTTCTATGGTGTGCCACATCGTCAACATTCGCAACAGAATGGTGCCACCGTTGCCAAAAAACTTGTTTGGCAATCTTTGGCTTTATTCTATTTCTGAATTGGTGGATTTGGGTGACGGAGGTTATGGAACAGAAGAGTTGTGTGATTTGGTGGGGATGGTTAGGAATGCTATTAGAGAAACTAGTGCGGGTTATTCAGAtatgctgcttcaaggtgacggTTTGGATGAGTTCGATGAATTCTTCAAGGAAGCAAGATTAAGGGTGGATGAAAATCTTGTTGCATGTTGTGGATTTAGTAGTTGGACAAGATTTGGTTTCTATGAAGTTGATTTTGGATGGGGGAAGCCAATTAAGGTGAGAAACATTAATTTGCCTATGAAGAATGTGACATATTTGATTCCTACAAGAACTGGGGATGGCATAGAGGCATGGGTAACCATGACCGAGCTTGATATGGATGAATTCCAGCGTAACTCCGACCTTCTCCAGTTTGCCTTGCTGGAATCTTAa